The Lycium ferocissimum isolate CSIRO_LF1 chromosome 1, AGI_CSIRO_Lferr_CH_V1, whole genome shotgun sequence genome includes a region encoding these proteins:
- the LOC132034051 gene encoding COP1-interacting protein 7, whose protein sequence is MKSSTLLDSVVFQLTPTRTRCDLFIIANDKKEKIASGLLTPFLAHLGTAQDQIAKGGYSILLEPDTDVDAPWFTKGTVERFVRFVSTPEILERVYTIESEILQIEEAMALQGKNDSGQGRVEYKEAKPAGKFAGTKSTADVNEEKAIVLYKPGEHRPQTDSQEENSRVQLLKVLETRKSVLQKEQGMAFARAVAAGFDIDRMAQMVSFSESFGASRLRDACVRFMELWKKKHENGQWVEIEAAEAMANQLDIAAMNASGIQLSNVANKQFDSNSEMASENGNSGERPPFDQQSPNGQQQYQYIHPMFPPWAMHSPPSALPPFQGYPMQGVPYYPAYPGNGHPYQPPYPGMENSPTGVTPRSRQKRRSLDRRESNSDSEEGEEMESEGSHSQRKKAGRSRKNKSGKVVIRNINYITSKAKNSSDSESEAASGSEKDADSEDLEGNGHNPVNKQTSRSPKTRRSRTKLQDESISYDDTVCEKEPDGGHWLAFQNCLLKGNEEERHADKNGMFAMEKDARRRPKSTIANGEVLLSSRGYDNAQGLGDQMDMHFPEINGRKVMPRTANDEFMLNGRENQSGLRNSLDPLAVNAFEHTNKLDKASSHDMTDESFIVTFRSMSLDGVGPDGRTAINMESELPSMHQKSENNSAGIMSYEPNDLSMMPERGTEKSSGVYDPAFDYEMQVCIEGSASKDKRKNGVSNEAKEGSKKSEKDRRSKATVDTSDKKRSGGPIRKGKMSKSSPLDDARARAERIRSFKADIQKMKKEKEEADQKRIEALKLERQKRIASRGGSSSGRSPASTTQTRKLPAKSSPGTFRGSKFSDSEPGSSSPLQRTKIRTSLGSSDLQKGSKASKSTDGSKLAGSNKLSRSASSLSEPKKENNGVTPDSKASMARIRRLSEPKAISSKPDTLRKAQSAELSKPKARSAEPVSKTKRSDVPESKKISAIIDLDKKKAATLPELKIRTTKDSSDLPQDKPAAEIIAKEKNDRPSVASEGIQSYKNDLDENIIEKTVVMLEKEKPSLVVEECDHIDSVEKTDYASTRDPPSPFEGFIRAPVPSRLQELPNSHETGTSYADDTPKFANIGSTVYRAPYARVSSIEDPCTRNLEFVKAPPSSSDTGSTVKEIAKAHAPDIHTVRVDNNPEAAEKTQVKESPKGFKRLLRFAKKNHTSAGAESNGASMSSIKQDDSATNASLPGEVYTLKNLISQDETPTAGNVSQKSRLSLLSPFRSKTSEKR, encoded by the exons GTGGTTACTCAATTTTGCTGGAACCGGATACTGATGTTGATGCTCCATGGTTTACAAAGGGCACAGTGGAAAG GTTTGTCCGCTTTGTGAGCACTCCGGAGATTCTGGAAAGGGTATACACCATAGAATCTGAGATCTTGCAGATTGAGGAAGCAATGGCCCTTCAGGGAAAAAATGATAGTGGACAAGGGCGA GTTGAATACAAAGAAGCAAAACCAGCAGGGAAGTTTGCAG GTACTAAATCTACAGCAGATGTCAATGAGGAGAAAGCTATTGTCCTTTACAAG CCTGGGGAACATCGACCTCAAACAGATTCGCAGGAAGAAAATTCAAG AGTACAGCTTTTGAAGGTTCTGGAGACTCGCAAGTCTGTGCTTCAAAAAGAACAAGGAATGGCATTCGCTCGTGCTGTAGCTGCTGGTTTTGATATTGATCGGATGGCACAAATGGTATCATTTTCTGAATCTTTTGGTGCTTCGCGCTTAAG AGATGCATGTGTAAGATTTATGGAACTGTGGAAGAAAAAGCATGAAAATGGACAATGGGTTGAAATTGAAGCTGCAGAAGCAATGGCAAATCAATTAGACATTGCTGCAATGAATGCATCTGGAATTCAGCTCTCTAATGTTGCTAATAAGCAGTTTGATTCCAACAGCGAGATGGCTTCTGAGAATGGTAATTCAG GGGAAAGGCCTCCATTTGATCAACAAAGCCCAAATggtcaacaacaatatcaatatatacATCCAATGTTTCCACCGTGGGCAATGCATTCTCCTCCCTCTGCCTTACCTCCTTTTCAAGGATATCCCATGCAAGGAGTACCATACTATCCAGCTTATCCCGGAAATGGGCATCCCTATCAACCTCCTTATCCAGGAATGGAAAACTCTCCAACGGGTGTCACTCCGAGAAGTAGACAGAAAAGACGGTCTTTGGATAGGAGAGAGAGCAACAGTGATTCAGAGGAGGGTGAAGAAATGGAAAGTGAAGGGTCTCATAGTCAAAGAAAGAAGGCTGGTCGGTCAAGGAAAAATAAATCAGGAAAGGTTGTTATACGTAACATTAATTATATCACTTCTAAGGCAAAGAACTCTAGTGATAGCGAATCAGAAGCAGCTTCTGGTTCGGAAAAAGATGCTGATAGTGAAGATTTAGAAGGCAACGGTCACAATCCAGTGAACAAGCAAACTTCACGGTCACCAAAAACAAGACGAAGCCGCACAAAGCTTCAGGATGAATCAATTTCATATGATGATACTGTTTGTGAGAAGGAACCTGACGGTGGGCATTGGCTGGCATTTCAAAATTGTTTATTGAAAGGTAATGAAGAAGAACGTCATGCTGACAAAAATGGCATGTTTGCAATGGAGAAAGATGCAAGGAGGAGACCAAAAAGTACCATCGCCAATGGTGAAGTTCTACTTTCTAGCAGAGGATATGACAATGCTCAAGGACTTGGTGACCAAATGGACATGCACTTTCCTGAAATAAATGGGAGAAAAGTCATGCCTAGAACTGCAAATGATGAATTTATGTTAAATGGTCGAGAAAATCAATCAGGGCTGAGAAATTCATTAGATCCTCTTGCAGTAAATGCATTTGAGCATACTAATAAGCTAGACAAAGCTTCCTCACATGATATGACTGATGAGTCTTTTATAGTAACTTTTAGGTCAATGTCATTGGATGGCGTTGGACCAGACGGTAGAACTGCCATTAACATGGAGTCTGAGCTTCCATCAATGCATCAAAAATCAGAAAACAACTCTGCTGGAATTATGAGCTACGAGCCTAATGATTTGAGCATGATGCCTGAACGTGGAACAGAAAAGAGTTCAGGTGTCTATGACCCTGCTTTTGACTATGAAATGCAGGTTTGCATTGAAGGTTCTGCTTCAAAggataaaagaaagaatggagtcTCAAATGAGGCTAAGGAAGGTTCTAAAAAATCAGAGAAAGATCGCAGGTCAAAAGCTACTGTTGATACTTCGGATAAGAAAAGGAGTGGAGGACcaataagaaaaggaaaaatgtcAAAGTCAAGTCCTTTGGATGATGCACGAGCACGCGCTGAGAGGATAAGATCCTTCAAAGCTGATATCCAGaagatgaaaaaagaaaag GAAGAGGCAGACCAAAAGCGCATTGAAGCATTAAAACTGGAAAGACAAAAGAGAATTGCATCCAGAGGTGGCTCCAGCTCTGGCCGCTCTCCAGCATCAACAACCCAAACAAGAAAATTGCCAGCAAAAAGCTCTCCTGGCACCTTCAGGGGATCTAAGTTCAGTGACTCAGAGCCTGGATCCTCGTCGCCATTGCAAAGAACCAAAATAAGAACTTCGCTCGGGTCAAGTGATTTGCAAAAGGGCTCTAAAGCCAGCAAATCAACTGATGGCAGCAAGTTGGCAGGTAGTAACAAATTGAGTAGATCAGCGTCATCCTTATCTGAaccgaaaaaagaaaacaatggTGTTACACCTGATTCAAAAGCATCCATGGCACGAATAAGAAGATTATCAGAGCCCAAAGCAATCAGCAGCAAGCCTGATACTTTACGGAAGGCACAAAGTGCTGAACTATCAAAGCCCAAGGCTCGGAGTGCTGAACCAGTGTCCAAGACAAAGCGCTCTGATGTGCCAGAGAGCAAGAAAATATCTGCCATCATAGACCTTGACAAAAAGAAGGCTGCAACTCTTCCTGAGCTGAAAATCAGAACCACCAAAGATTCGTCAGATTTACCACAAGACAAACCAGCTGCGGAGATTATAGCAAAGGAGAAGAATGACAGGCCTTCTGTAGCATCTGAAGGCATTCAATCATACAAGAATGATCTAGATGAAAACATTATTGAGAAAACTGTTGTTATGCTTGAGAAGGAGAAGCCCTCTTTGGTCGTGGAAGAGTGTGACCACATTGACAGTGTAGAGAAAACTGACTATGCCTCTACACGTGACCCACCCTCACCCTTTGAAGGATTTATCAGAGCTCCTGTTCCTAGCCGACTGCAAGAACTGCCAAATTCCCATGAG ACAGGGACGAGTTATGCGGATGACACTCCCAAGTTTGCAAATATCGGAAGTACTGTTTATCGTGCTCCATATGCTCGTGTCTCCTCCATAGAGGACCCTTGTACCAGAAACTTGGAGTTTGTTAAAGCACCCCCATCGAGCTCAGACACAGGATCAACAGTTAAAGAAATTGCCAAAGCTCATGCACCTGATATTCACACTGTTAGAGTAGATAACAATCCAGAAGCTGCAGAAAAGACTCAAGTGAAGGAATCACCAAAAGGTTTTAAACGCCTCTTGAGGTTTGCAAAGAAGAACCACACCTCTGCAGGAGCGGAATCAAATGGTGCAAGCATGAGTAGCATCAAGCAGGATGATAGTGCCACAAATGCTTCCTTGCCTGGTGAAG TTTACACTTTGAAGAATTTGATCTCCCAAGATGAAACCCCAACTGCTGGCAATGTTTCTCAGAAGT CTCGACTCTCTTTGTTATCTCCCTTTCGAAGCAAGACTAGTGAAAAAAGGTGA